Below is a genomic region from Macrobrachium rosenbergii isolate ZJJX-2024 chromosome 24, ASM4041242v1, whole genome shotgun sequence.
TCTGAGCTTTGAGTGTCAGTTCTAGTTGATGTTTCCCAATTTCCCTTTTGAGTAACTGATGTTGATGCTTTTgaaatttctgtaaatattgttCAGTTTGGAGTTTCTACTACAGATGATCCAACAGCAACTGAATCTGAACCTGGAGTGCCAATTGTAGATGAAGTTTCCCAAGTTCCCTTTGGACTAACTAAAAAGGACGCTATTGACTTCCCTTTTAACACTGCTGAGTCTGAAGCATTTGCTTTGATCGTTCCAATAGAAATTAAATCTAAATTTGAAGTGTCAATTGTAGATGATGATTTCACAGTCCCCTTTCGACTAAACAATATGCTATTGACTTTTCTTGTAATACTGCTGAGTTGGAAGCATCTGCTATGGTTGACCCGTAGATGATATTTTACTGATGCCATTTTCACTAACCGATGTTGGCATTTCAATAAATCTTGTTAAGTTTCAAGATTGTACTGTAGATGAtccaacaaaaattaaatctgaCCTTGAAGGTTCATCTGTATGAGATGCTTCCCAAGATCCATTTGGACTAACTGATGTTGATGCTGTTGAAATTTCTGTCAGTATAGTTGAGTTCTCAGTTTCTACTATAGATGAATCAACATCACTTGAATATGGACTTGGAATGTCAGCTGTACAAATTTCTGTTAATATTACTGAACTTGAAGTTTCTCCTGTTGTTGAACTGACAGATAGTAAATCCGAGCTCTGAGTGTCAGTTGAATTTGATGTTTCCCAAGTTCCTTTCTGACTAACTGATACAGTTGCTGTTGacatttctgttaatattttgaaGCTGGATTTCTTACTGTAGATACTTCAACTAATAACGAATCTGAGCTTGGAGTGTCTGCTGTAGATGACAATTAATCAGTGCCCTTTGGCATAACTGATGTTGATATGGTTGACATTTCTGTTAATGCTATTGAGTTGAAAGTTTTTGCTACAGACAATCCAACAGAAACTAAATCTGAACTTGGATTGTCAGCTATAGGTGATATATTTCAAGTTCCCTTTTGACTAACTGATGCTGATGCTGCTGACATTTCTGTAATTATTGTCGAACTGGGAGTTTCTGTAACAGATGATCCAATAGAAATTATATCTAAACTTGGAGTTTCAGCTGTAGTTGATGTTCCCAAAGCTCCCTTTCTACTAACTGATGTTGATGCTGTTGAAAATTCGGCAAATATTGTTTAGTTTGGAGTTTCTGCTATAGATGAACTAACAGAAATGGAATCTGATCTTGGATTGGCAGCTATATTTGATATTTCCACGGTTCCCTTTTGACTAAATGACATCGCTGCTGTTGATATTTCTGGAAATATGGCTGGTATAGGAGTTTCTGCTGTACATGATCCAGTTGAAAGTGAAACTGAACTTTGAGTGTCATCTGTAGGTGATGCTTTCTTGGTTCTCTTTTCAATAACCGATATTGATGCTGTTGAGATTTCTGTAAATATTGATGAAGTTGGGGTTTCTGCTGTAGGTGATCGAACAAAAACTGAAGTCAAACTTCGATTTTTAGCTGTAGATGATTTTTCTTCAGTTCCCTTTTAGATTAACTGATGTTGATGCTGTTGAAGTTTCTGTGTATATTGTTGAACTTAGAGTGTCTGCTGTGGATGACAATACCTGAAGTTGAATCTTCACTTGTCAATGTAACTGAAAGTTTAGAAAATATTGTTGCTGATGATATCTCAGTTGTTGTTTCAATTGTTTGGAGTTTCTGCTAGTCAGTGGAGTTGAAAGAGAAGTAGATAAagttgataatgataacaatgaaaatgaaatagttgATGTCTcagttgttgctgctgttgttgagtTTGGAGTTTCTGCTGTAAATGACACACCTGAAGTTGAATTTTCACTTGTCAATGTAGTTTGAAAGTTTAGAGGATAATGTTGATGATATCAATGAATATGAACAGCTTATGTCTCAGTTATTGTTTCTGTTGAGTTTGATTTTCTGCTGTAGAAGATATACTTGAAGTTAAATTTCCACTAGTCATTGTAGTTGAAGCAGTAGTGGATAATGTTGATTATGTCACCCATGAAGGTGAAGTGGCTGATGTCACAGTTGCTGTTTTTTTTGAGTTTGGAGTTTCTGAAGTTGAATCCTCACTTTTCATTGGAGTTGAAAGTTTaggaaataatgatgatgatgatagcaatGAAGGCAAAGTATCTGATCTCTCAGTTGTAGGTTCTGTTGAGTTTGAAGTTTCTGCTACAGATGACATACTCGAAGTTGAATCACTTGTCAGCGTATTTGAAAGTTTAGGTGATGACGGtgataatgatatcagtaacGATAAAGCAGCTGAGGTCTAGGTTGTTTCTGTTGAGATTGGAGTTTCTGCTGTAGATGACATATCTGAAGTTGTATCTTCACTTGTCAGTGTAGTTGAAATAGTATATGATGATGCTGGTGACATCAATGAGGACTAAGTGATTGATGTCTCAATTGTCAATGTTGAGTTTGGAGTTTTAGCCATAGCTGAGGTACCTgaagttgtatttttatttgtcagtgtAGTTGGAACAGTATATGATGGCGTTGATGACATCAACGAGGACAAAGTAGCTGATGTCTCAGTTGTTGTCAATGTTGAGTTTAGAGTTTCTGCTTTAAATGATGTACCTGAAGTTGTATCCTCACTTGTCAATGTAACTGAAATTGTAGATGGTGTTGAAGACATCAGTGACGACAAAGTAGCTGACGTCTCAGGTGTTGCTGCTGTTGTGTTTGGAGTTTCTCCCGTAAACGACACAGCTGAAGTTGTGCCTTCACTCGTCAACGTATAGTTGAAATATTAGATGACGATGTTGATGACATCAATGAAAACAATGTATCTGATGTCTCAGTTGTTGTTAATATTGACGTAGGAGTTTCTGCTGTAGATGACATACCTGAAGTTGTATTTGCACTAGTTGAATAAGTAGATGATGATGTTGTTGACATCGATGAAGACGAAGTAGTCGAGTTCTCAGTAGATGGCGATGTTGTTGACATCGATGAAGACGAAGCAGTCGAGTTCTCAGTAGATGATGTTGTTGACATCGATGAAGACGAAGTAGTCGAGTTCTCAGTAGATGGCGATGTTGTTGACATCGATGAAGACGAAGCAGTCGAGTTCTCAGTAGATGATGTTGTTGACATCGATGAAGACGAAGTAGTTGAGTTCTCAGTAGATGATGTTGTTGACATCGATGAAGACGAAGTAGTTGAGTTCTCAGTAGATGATGTTGTTGACATCGATGAAGTAGTTGAGTTCtcagttgttattgttgttgaagtTGCATTACAAGTGCAAGGTGCACCTTCCATctgtattatgaaaataaaaaaaaaatcggcaagttCATAAAGCCACGCGACAGAAACACActataatttattcttaataaataatgaattgctTACTAAATATGCCTATGCTTCTGGTAAATAGGTGTTTCTGCCACAACGAATTACTTAACATTGTAGACAGAACAACTGTTAACAGGCATTAACGTTTCAAGAGTAAAATGGAAGGTTCATTGTTATAttacaagcaaaatttaaaaaatggtccAACAGTTGAATCAAGAATGAAACGTCTCTGTAAAATTCTACACTCTGACACTTACAGAAGCATTACTAGCACAAACATACCTGCTGTACTTTCTTAACCTAAAGCATTCGTCTTTATGCATGTCCAGGTACAAAAACTCTAGAGCCATGGGTATTATGATGCTTTTGCTCTAAAGCTTATTCCAGACAAATGTATTGTACAATATGGttgaaaggaataaataacaaTCCACAGTCCATCATAACGCTTCAGTGACAGACACCACTGCGACGCCTAAAATGTTCGTTGCATCACATTTGCTTCATAACATGGTCACCTAATAAATACTGGGTTATATTTTTGGATGGTTGTTTTTcagtaaatgaatgatttaattcGCAGATAACTGTGCAAAAATATTAAGGCAACACCTCAACAAGTTGCACATTTGTACCAGTCATGTCAATGACAGTTTTCTTACCTTGTCCAGCACATATTCTTCCAGGAAGTATTTGCGTTCAAGAACAGGAACGGCAAGAAGCATCTCCAAATGCGGACTCATTTCTCCTGATGTCAAATTCAGGCTGTTTATCTTGCTAGCATTGGCCTCCCTGAAATTAACATTAAACATATTCCTCTCTACCTATCTTTCCTTGCAGTAGAGTTTGTTTAgggtaaacaaatacaaaatgagaattttatatgctaaatgaaaattttcttcagtctaaattttatatcataaatcTTAATCTCAACATTTAATCACCACTCTTTGTCCATTTGTTGCAGTACTTGAGTTTCCTCAGCCAATGCTCTTCTTTGAGATCCTGTACTAGCCATCCCAACTCTTAGGACCACCATAATACTCCTTTGACCAACAGCACTAGGCTCATTTTCAACATAACTCATGATAGAGGGCTAATTACTTCTGATTATGGAGTCTTTCTCCTTCCAAAATCAGtgagtgaaatattttcatgctgaacttgaaaaaaatacagGCTTAACAGCCTGCTGAAGTTAGATTCTAAGGCATTTATTGCTTAGGCCCAAAACCCAAAGACTGAGTTTTTGGTTGAATCTGATAATTTTTGATGGTTACACATATGTTATGGAACTGCTCTTAAATGAAGGCTGTTGCAACCATTCGTAAAGCTGAACACATCTGATTAGAGGACTGTTCAGTGGAAATGACATTTCGAGTATCACGATATTAAAACAGTCAAGTTCTCTGAAGTCATATCCCACCCCTTGCCAAAAAAAAACCACTTTTGTAAACAGAAGTATGAGTTTGATGGAGCAAGCCTTTCCCATCCAAAGATCGCCCAAGTTCGTCTCAACAGTGAACGTCATCATTCAACTCTTTAAAATAGTTTTCCCTTTTcccaattaaaaactaaaatcgTACTTATCAACGAAGCTGACGTTCTTGATCACTGGTATTTGAAGTGGATGATCATCAACAGGAGTCTCAGAAGAGCAATAGCAAGGAGGCGAGTCACATTCACAAGTTGTTCCCACGTGATCATAAAAGAAATACTGTTCAACCTGGAAAATGGATTGACGGAAATTGAACTTGAACTTAGGAgcaacttgatttttttatagcttttttccttcttcttctttttatggtCATCCTGATCATAAAAggcttttgttttctatttgatGTAACATCTACTGGTGAgagaaaggataaaataaaaaacattggtattatattatatacaagccCTCTTACCTGCACGATTGGGTAAGCCGCTGTTTTCACTTCCCCAATGAATAGCAATGGCATATAATAACTGGAAGAGTCATTTCCATCTTGTAACAACATTGGCAAAATTATTACCAAACCAGGTCCGACATTTACATCATTAGAGTATGGTTCCTGTGGAAAAAGAGACATTTAgtaacttaaaaaattatttttgtataaaaaagacaaatccaaaagaaaaagatattgctATTTACACACACTGGAGAGGCAAGTCATGGTGATTTAACCCCACAGAATTTCTAAACAAATAATCCTGAAAGAAATAAGCAACTTGTATCTGTTTAGCTCTTGACACTATATACTGTTAATTAACCACAAATTTTCAGTAAACTCAGAAAATTAAATCTTGGGTATGAGAATAACTGGTAAAATGGATTTTCAGTTGTTCATCTTCTAAACCTGGAAAGATCCACAAGCTAAATATGTAATGGCACTTAACCCTATGGCTCTGGAAGTCGCCATCCAGGGTGGACACTTCTATGAAAGCTTAAACCTAACTCATCTTAGTTGAGGCCATTCAACAGTCAGCTTTCTGTCGGACATggtcttaataaaaaagaaattaagtatctaattttcataattaccATATCAAATTATACCTATACTTAACTAACTCAGGACACTTGCTGCGTCGACACTTATCCGTGGTGAATGTTAAGTGAGATATGTTGAGatcagaggacacacacacacacacacacccaaaaatAACCACTCAATTTGTAAAGTTCTCATACTCTTTCCTTCTACAGAATGTGCTTAATCTGTTATGCgaatgataacatttttttttttcaatgtttcaaaCAAAGAGAACCAAGTTTTGCAGAACCTTGACAAAAGAGTACCATTCCAAAAGTGTCTTTACATAAATCGTTCTATCAGAATACACAGttagaaaaaatcattttttgaaaGTAACCATTCACAATAGCTCTTGCTTCATTAGGACTACTGTCTCAACAGAAGGGTGTAAAAAAAACCTCATGCGAGAGCCAGGGCCTCAAGATTTAACATTTAAACAATTCTTAGCACTGCAGAAATGAATACAGCTCTctgtaatgaaaaaggaaaagctTCAGTCACTATAAAAAGAGAGCTTTTTTTAACAACGAAAACTGACTTACTGGATACTGCAGGAACTTCAATTCATCGTTACTCATGTAATAGAATGAGTAATTGGAAGTCAAATTTCCTGACTGCTCAACAACTGTCTCAGAGGAAACAAAAGCATTTTCGCTGTCCTCTAGCCTGTAAATCAGAGTAGAAGGTCATACACTTATTAGTgtaaaggtatgtatatatatatatatatatatatatatatatatatatatatatatatatatatatatatatatatatatatatattacagttggAGTTCTTATATTACTGTCACATTCTTATCAAAGATTCCCTTTCCTCATCCTGCAGTAAACTTTGCATAATGTTATAATAAATTACTTACCCTTACATTTTGGTGCTCTCTTCCAGCTTGATATAATTTccattattactataataaacaGTCACTTCCTAATAactgtgttttttatatatatatatatatatatatatatatatatatatatatatatatattctcatatatattccattcgtccctttagctcgttagatagaaaatcaaatttaatggcagttGGAGGAGACACCATGAAGGTGGGGTGAACTTATGTGGGCCTACCCACTCGCATCATctgatttgggggaaaacatAGCAACCTCTTAGACCCCGCATCATCCGATGTTGGGGAGTTAGATAGCCATTAAGGACAAAAGGGCCAATCCGGGCCGTAAGTGGGCTATTATCCTGGCCCTTaaggacttagctataagaccgaTTTTCCCTATGACCTTTCGCTGGCCGTGTGACTGCTTTCACACcgccgatgtcctgtgcccaaaacaaaaaaacaaagcgaATGCGATGCCCTGCGACCTGGACGACAAGGACTCCTTCTGTGTCCGCCACAGCATATAGTTGGTGTGGGACTTTCTCTCTGTGTTGGCACGGATCTGGAGACTCCTGCAGCCAAAATTCGTGTTTTGCAAAGAGCTCTATGCACAGAAGGAATAAGGTACGTCTGGAAGCAATCGGTCTCATGCCAGCAACCGTTTttcctcgtgaatttctctccattttcaatatttccaacttttcatctTCCTAAACAAAGCCCTCCTTTGTCCAATCAGACCTAGCAGCCCATttgcccctcatgacttgtcccaagctcaaattaaatgagttcagtgatcataattagatcattcccaccatagtgttacctgtgctaattaaatctaattgatcaattcctccatcgtgcataagtaatttcatgtgagagaaaattacTGGGTTTGAATGCTaccctggaattctcttccagaaccctgttatctggctctttgagCGGTCTACcactgccttgtgaaccaaaaataGCGTatacgtttaactgccatcctgccacatgcaagagtcttctgattagcagtctgGGGCACTAAACAGTTCCCCCCTTAAGGAATCCAGTTGCGAAGAAGACTACGTGCCAAACGGTGTAGAGGTCGTTCAGGGCAAAAGAGCAAATAATTGAAAGCTTTCAAACTCAGCGCTGGGTGGGCGCAACCTAGCAATACTGGTGAAAGCTTAGCAATGTTGATCTGTTCGAAGGTCCATGGAAACATATCACGTGTAGCAGAAATAGAATCAGCACCAAAAGTTCTAGAAAGAATATCTGGTTACAAGTCCAGATTTTGAGGAGTATCTGTGAGAAGTCATATGCTCATTTGTGCTTGTGGGAGGGGCCAGTGAGGCAAAGTTTGTGAGCTTTTGTAAAAGTATGGGTCATTAGGGCAAGAGAGGTCTAGTGCAAGAGACGCAGTTTGTGCAAGCTCACGGTTACCTGGTGGGAGATGGATCGTGGACAAAGTCCACAATCATGGGAACAGAGTTAAAGTCTGTTCAGACATCTGTCTTGACTTAAATACAGACTACTGACCTgttgaatttaaaatgaaataattagattttggtttcattttatttgaagtgGGGGTTTAATAAcccattttttgcttatttccatTTAAACTATTATTCTGTTGGGTTtgcaaaataaactatttttgtagtttagggTTTGAGTTATACACCacagataggagagagagagagagagaggacttctcaCCTGCCATCTATGGGGGTGTCAAACAGATTTCAGGTAAGGCCTATACCCCCCTGGAGgggggtaacatatatatacacacacacacacacacacacacacacacacatatatatatatatatatatatatatatatatatatatatatatatatatatatatatatatatatataaaagataaaatccagaaGGAAAcagaacactggagtgctgcaaggcctttcgtaaaggacgtaagtgtcgaaaggcctcacagcactccagtgtttccgttttccttcgtggattttatctttatttatatattcatcacgttccatatttttgtgattcagttatacatatatatatatattatatatatatatatatatatatatatatatatatatatatatatatatatatatatatatatatatatatatatatatatatatatatatatatatatatatatatatatatatatatatatatatatatatcgattgcTTTAAATGCTCACTCCCAGATAACTGCCATGTGTGGTAAAAGAACGGTAAAAGTGAATCGCGGTAGATTTTTGGTATCCTAATTAATACCAGCTACAGAAATAGCACAGAATATACTGACTGGGTAcatgtgataataaaaaaatgtttttagagcAAGTACCGTTACCCATAAAACAAGCACAATTGGTATTTAGTACACTAAACACAGCAACCTAGGTAATGGCTCACTGCAACAAGAGTGTAAGAGCCCTCTGATACACAAATTTCTTTTTCTGACCAATAATTTATCCGCTATCCATTCCTCGGTGGGTGGAGTGAAAATGGCTTTAGTTGAGTTACAAACGAAAAACGCAAAGTACTAAGGATTTAGCACGGTCTCTTGAGAGGTTTCTCTGCAGCTGCGATTGAACATGCTGTTGTAGAGAGCTGGTGATTCAAACACTTGAAGTATAACAAAACTCAAATGGGCAGGAAAGGTGAGTTTTTCTTGGCCTGAGATGTGCCAAGACTTAAACTTCCAGTCCAAAGGGTTTGTTTTTCTGAATTCAAATGATTCCCTCCACAGAAGCATTTGAATTCAGAAGGGCCTTCTGAAGAATTGTACTGCGGTATCAAAACAACTACTATAGCAGTCGACCAGCTTTTGCTACATGGAATTCAACTTGACACTTCAGACGTGAGCTGATCAACCCCCCATTAGCCACCTACATGAGTCTCCTGGAACTACTGACTTTAGCTACCgcacttattttttcttaaaagctAAACATTACATCTCTCAAATATATGAAgttgaaatttaaagtaaaaaatacaatagaCGATGAACTAAACATCCAACTAATCCAACCAAAAATTATGGATACATACAAATTAAGTATGCCTGTTGTGGTAAGGGGAATGGTTGCTATCCTAAGAGTCTGACTTACACTGTAATAAAATCAGTTAAGTGGTACATTATTCCAACATAAATGCTACACTGCTGATTACTTAGTAAAGCTAACTAATGCTAGGTCGAGTCAAACCTTTGATGGATAACCACTGGGAAGACAGGCAGCAATATGGTCACTCCACAACTGTCAGTCAACGAAGCTAAGCAGCTGCAGGGTATCTACTGAGTCTGGTCAGTACCCTGTATGGGTGAAAACCAATTTCAGTCATACATATCAGCGCATATGCTCCCATGACCAACAATGAAGGTACAGGCTTGAGCTAGCAACCTCACTGCAAACAGACCCTAGGAGTCTGTGGGCTGTAATATAGCACAGTGCAGATAGGGAAGCCTATATACAAGGCTACGCAT
It encodes:
- the LOC136851843 gene encoding uncharacterized protein codes for the protein MVDISVNAIELKVFATDNPTETKSELGLSAIEDILEVKFPLVIVVEAVVDNVDYVTHEGEVADVTVAVFFEFGVSEVESSLFIGVESLGNNDDDDSNEGKVSDLSVVGSVEFEVSATDDILEVESLVSVFESLGDDGDNDITIAEVPEVVFLFVSVVGTVYDGVDDINEDKVADVSVVVNVEFRVSALNDVPEVVSSLVNVTEIVDGVEDISDDKVADVSDDDVVDIDEDEVVEFSVDGDVVDIDEDEAVEFSVDDVVDIDEDEVVEFSVDGDVVDIDEDEAVEFSVDDVVDIDEDEVVEFSVDDVVDIDEDEVVEFSVDDVVDIDEVVEFSVVIVVEVALQVQGAPSICIMKIKKKSASS